Proteins encoded together in one Pontiella desulfatans window:
- a CDS encoding Gfo/Idh/MocA family protein, with the protein MTLSISRRNLTLAAGATASLSLIPGRVLGANGKVNVAAIGIGGRGGGVIKSINQTGIANFVALCDVALGSDHTAKSEKMFPNAKKFTDFRAMFDQMANEIDAVLVCTPDFSHFPACMMAMSLGKHVYVEKPMARTFQEVELMMRAEKKYGVVTQMGNQGHSDNNYYQFKAWKDAGIIKDVTHVDAYMNKGRRWHPWGDVKAFESGAAVPENLDWELWKGTTPVAIDYSNKLHPGNWRGWHQFGTGCFGDWGAHILDTIHQFLELGLPETISAKKLVGQNDYIFPMESTINFAFPARNGMPAMDIDWYDGVKNMPPVPKEFADREMKGPGKFIYTRDLTFQGGSHGSTLQVIPYEKMRELLQAGLLPKDFGKNSNHYMNFMKACLGEEKTNSPFSVAGPLTQVLNLGCIAQHLGGELKFDSTKMQITNNKTANALLKDHVRKGWEQYYKL; encoded by the coding sequence ATGACGCTTTCCATTTCCAGAAGAAACCTGACATTGGCCGCTGGTGCAACGGCCTCCCTTTCCCTCATCCCTGGCCGGGTGCTCGGCGCCAACGGCAAGGTGAACGTGGCCGCCATCGGCATCGGGGGCCGGGGCGGTGGGGTCATTAAATCCATCAACCAAACCGGCATCGCCAACTTCGTGGCGCTGTGCGATGTGGCGTTGGGGAGCGACCATACCGCGAAATCGGAGAAAATGTTTCCGAACGCGAAAAAGTTCACGGATTTCCGCGCCATGTTCGACCAAATGGCCAACGAGATCGATGCGGTCCTGGTCTGCACCCCGGACTTTTCCCATTTCCCGGCCTGCATGATGGCCATGTCTTTGGGCAAGCATGTCTATGTCGAGAAGCCGATGGCACGGACGTTCCAGGAAGTGGAACTGATGATGCGCGCCGAAAAGAAATACGGCGTCGTAACCCAGATGGGCAACCAAGGCCATTCCGATAACAACTACTACCAGTTCAAGGCCTGGAAAGACGCGGGCATCATCAAGGATGTCACCCACGTCGATGCCTACATGAACAAAGGCCGCCGCTGGCATCCCTGGGGCGATGTGAAGGCATTCGAATCCGGCGCGGCCGTTCCGGAAAACCTCGACTGGGAATTGTGGAAGGGGACGACCCCGGTCGCGATCGACTATAGCAACAAGTTGCATCCGGGCAATTGGCGCGGGTGGCACCAGTTCGGCACGGGGTGCTTCGGCGACTGGGGCGCGCACATTCTCGACACCATCCACCAATTCCTCGAGCTGGGATTGCCCGAAACCATTTCGGCCAAAAAACTCGTTGGGCAAAACGACTACATCTTCCCGATGGAGTCGACCATCAACTTTGCCTTCCCGGCCCGCAACGGCATGCCGGCGATGGATATCGATTGGTATGATGGCGTGAAGAACATGCCACCGGTTCCGAAGGAGTTCGCCGATCGTGAGATGAAAGGGCCGGGCAAGTTCATTTATACCCGCGATCTAACATTCCAGGGCGGCAGCCATGGTTCTACCTTGCAGGTGATTCCCTACGAAAAGATGCGCGAGCTCTTGCAGGCCGGATTGCTTCCGAAGGATTTCGGCAAAAACTCCAACCACTACATGAATTTCATGAAGGCCTGCCTGGGCGAGGAAAAGACCAATTCGCCCTTCTCGGTGGCCGGGCCGCTCACGCAGGTGCTCAACCTCGGTTGCATTGCCCAGCACTTGGGTGGCGAGCTCAAGTTCGACAGCACGAAGATGCAGATTACCAACAACAAAACGGCCAATGCTCTCCTAAAGGACCATGTCCGCAAGGGGTGGGAACAATACTACAAGCTGTAG
- the tsaA gene encoding tRNA (N6-threonylcarbamoyladenosine(37)-N6)-methyltransferase TrmO: protein MDSFEFKPVGIIRSCYTDKFGIPRQPGLVKSATATLELLPPYNQPEALRGIEAFSHLWIVFVFHQSARDQWKATVRPPRLGGNERVGVFASRSNFRPNPIGLSVAELIRVEGTTLRLGGGDFLDGTPVLDIKPYIPYGDSLPEAQGAFAGAAPEPTNAVRFSPEVEARFADLENGKRPALRQLIADMLSYNPRPSYQPDDPARVFGTHVFDLEVKWTQAENQVTVVEVKKGAPGP, encoded by the coding sequence ATGGATAGTTTTGAATTCAAACCGGTTGGAATCATACGGTCGTGCTACACGGACAAGTTTGGGATACCGCGCCAACCGGGTCTGGTGAAGAGTGCGACGGCAACGCTGGAGCTCCTCCCCCCCTACAACCAACCGGAAGCCCTCCGCGGCATCGAGGCGTTTTCCCACCTGTGGATCGTATTCGTGTTCCATCAATCCGCGAGGGATCAATGGAAAGCCACCGTTCGGCCGCCCCGGCTGGGGGGCAACGAGCGGGTCGGCGTGTTTGCCTCGCGCTCCAATTTCCGCCCCAACCCCATCGGCCTATCCGTTGCCGAGTTGATTCGCGTCGAGGGAACAACCCTGCGGCTGGGTGGTGGGGATTTCCTGGATGGCACCCCGGTGCTGGACATCAAACCCTACATCCCCTACGGCGACAGCCTCCCTGAAGCACAAGGAGCGTTTGCAGGCGCCGCGCCGGAGCCAACCAATGCCGTGCGGTTTTCACCCGAGGTTGAGGCGAGGTTTGCCGACCTCGAAAACGGGAAGCGCCCTGCCCTGCGGCAACTGATTGCCGACATGCTTTCCTATAACCCCCGCCCATCCTACCAGCCCGACGATCCCGCGCGCGTGTTCGGCACGCATGTGTTCGATCTGGAGGTCAAGTGGACCCAGGCGGAGAACCAGGTGACGGTGGTTGAAGTGAAAAAGGGCGCGCCGGGTCCTTAA
- a CDS encoding very short patch repair endonuclease, which translates to MDTLTPEERSALMSKIRGKNTKPELLVRSMLHRAGYRFSLHRKDLPGKPDITLRKHKTVVFVHGCFWHRHKHCRVASTPKSNTEFWEHKFERNVANDRKHKRELRKLGWNVIVIWECELKDPEKVLVRLMNELTPEKVLHYPTAEDTSLIAAEAKAKYITKGKKGK; encoded by the coding sequence ATGGATACGTTGACGCCAGAGGAGCGGTCGGCCTTGATGAGCAAGATACGGGGCAAAAACACGAAGCCGGAACTGCTTGTCCGCTCGATGCTCCACCGGGCGGGCTACCGCTTCAGCCTGCATCGGAAGGATTTGCCGGGCAAGCCGGACATCACGTTGCGAAAACACAAGACGGTGGTCTTTGTGCATGGTTGCTTTTGGCATCGGCATAAACACTGCAGGGTGGCCTCGACCCCGAAATCGAACACGGAATTCTGGGAACATAAGTTCGAGCGCAACGTCGCCAACGACCGAAAGCATAAACGGGAGTTGAGAAAGCTGGGCTGGAACGTCATTGTAATCTGGGAGTGCGAACTCAAGGATCCGGAAAAGGTGCTGGTTCGGTTAATGAATGAGCTGACCCCGGAGAAGGTTTTGCACTACCCAACGGCGGAAGACACTTCGCTGATTGCCGCGGAAGCCAAGGCGAAATACATCACGAAAGGGAAAAAGGGAAAATAG
- the accB gene encoding acetyl-CoA carboxylase biotin carboxyl carrier protein, which yields MEIKDIRRIAEMMKANDLSEFSMKDSEFELAMKRGSNEPQVVYAAPAAHAAAAPAATPAAAPEAAPAADENDGLVEIPSPIVGTFYRKPAPDADNFVEVGAEITVDTVVCIVEAMKVMNEIKAEVKGVIKKILVDDTSPVQYGQPLFLVEPK from the coding sequence ATGGAAATCAAGGATATCAGACGCATCGCGGAAATGATGAAGGCCAACGATCTTTCGGAATTTTCGATGAAAGACAGCGAATTTGAACTGGCCATGAAGCGTGGCAGCAACGAGCCCCAGGTGGTCTATGCGGCTCCGGCGGCCCATGCCGCCGCAGCGCCAGCCGCTACTCCCGCCGCTGCACCCGAAGCCGCACCGGCCGCCGATGAAAACGACGGATTGGTTGAAATCCCGTCCCCGATCGTTGGAACCTTCTATCGCAAGCCGGCCCCGGACGCCGACAACTTTGTTGAAGTGGGTGCCGAAATCACGGTCGATACGGTGGTTTGCATCGTGGAGGCCATGAAGGTCATGAACGAAATCAAGGCCGAAGTGAAGGGGGTCATCAAGAAGATCCTCGTCGATGACACTTCGCCGGTACAGTATGGGCAGCCGCTCTTCCTCGTTGAACCCAAATAA
- the accC gene encoding acetyl-CoA carboxylase biotin carboxylase subunit: MFEKVLIANRGEIALRIIRACKELGVRSVAVYSEADADSLHVQMADEAICIGPAAANASYLKITNIISAAEVADVDAIHPGYGFLAENAHFAEICANCNITFIGPSADCIRNMGDKAIARDTMKAAGVPITPGSDGILKNSDEALELAHKMGYPVLLKAVAGGGGKGMRVARNDVSLVQGFMAAAAEGDASFGNPDLFMEKYIESARHVEVQIIGDKHGNVCHLGERDCSIQRRHQKLVEEAPCPTLTDEERQALGDAAVKAAKAVDYDSAGTLEFLYDETAKQFYFMEMNTRIQVEHTVSEEVSGIDLMKEQIRVAAGEKLSFTQEEMRIEGHAIEYRVNAEDPYNNFTPSPGLVEAVHFPGGPGIRIDSHVYSGYTISPYYDSMIGKIIAKGKDRHEAIARMRRALEEFTIIGPHTSVPLGEALMVDKRFVDGTYNTAYLERFMHEVFLNS; the protein is encoded by the coding sequence ATGTTTGAAAAGGTATTGATCGCCAACCGCGGCGAGATCGCGTTGCGCATTATCCGCGCGTGCAAAGAGCTGGGGGTGCGCTCCGTCGCCGTCTATTCCGAGGCCGACGCCGACTCCCTGCATGTGCAAATGGCCGACGAAGCCATCTGCATTGGCCCGGCGGCCGCAAACGCCAGCTATCTCAAGATCACCAACATCATCAGTGCCGCCGAAGTGGCCGATGTGGATGCCATCCATCCCGGATATGGTTTTCTTGCGGAAAACGCCCACTTCGCCGAAATTTGCGCCAACTGCAATATTACCTTCATCGGCCCCTCGGCGGACTGCATCCGCAATATGGGCGACAAAGCCATTGCGCGCGATACGATGAAGGCCGCCGGTGTGCCGATCACGCCCGGTTCCGACGGCATCCTCAAGAATTCCGACGAAGCGCTCGAGCTGGCCCATAAGATGGGCTATCCCGTCCTGCTCAAGGCCGTGGCCGGCGGCGGCGGCAAGGGCATGCGGGTGGCGCGCAACGATGTTTCGTTGGTGCAGGGCTTCATGGCGGCGGCGGCGGAAGGCGACGCCTCGTTCGGCAATCCCGACCTGTTCATGGAAAAATACATCGAGTCCGCCCGCCACGTCGAAGTGCAGATCATCGGCGACAAGCATGGCAATGTTTGCCATCTGGGCGAGCGTGACTGCTCGATCCAGCGCCGCCACCAGAAGCTGGTGGAAGAGGCCCCGTGCCCCACGCTGACCGATGAAGAACGCCAGGCGCTCGGCGATGCCGCCGTCAAGGCCGCCAAGGCCGTCGATTACGATAGCGCCGGCACGCTGGAGTTCCTCTACGACGAGACGGCAAAACAGTTTTATTTCATGGAAATGAACACCCGAATCCAGGTGGAGCACACCGTTTCCGAAGAGGTTTCGGGCATCGACCTGATGAAGGAGCAGATCCGCGTCGCCGCCGGCGAAAAGCTCTCGTTCACGCAGGAAGAGATGCGGATCGAAGGCCATGCGATCGAATATCGCGTCAACGCCGAAGATCCCTACAACAACTTCACGCCGTCGCCCGGCCTGGTTGAAGCCGTCCATTTTCCGGGAGGCCCCGGAATCCGCATCGACTCGCATGTCTATTCCGGCTACACGATCTCGCCCTACTACGACAGCATGATCGGCAAGATCATCGCCAAGGGGAAGGATCGACACGAGGCGATTGCGCGCATGCGCCGCGCGTTGGAGGAGTTCACCATCATCGGGCCGCACACGTCGGTGCCGCTGGGCGAGGCCCTCATGGTCGATAAGCGCTTCGTGGATGGCACCTACAACACCGCCTACCTCGAACGGTTCATGCATGAGGTTTTTCTGAATTCGTAA
- a CDS encoding Asp23/Gls24 family envelope stress response protein produces the protein MEDTMGNAVADTQDFALAETSGSQYGQISINNNVIAIIASETAKKVPGVVELQGSLTDGIAGMIGKKPKDKGIRIGKENEELLTIDLTVVLEFGVRIPEICVQLQAAVKDAVEDMTGQQVFAVNVVVQGIRSPGEKKTEE, from the coding sequence ATGGAAGACACAATGGGCAATGCCGTGGCGGATACGCAGGATTTCGCGTTGGCCGAAACCTCCGGTTCCCAATACGGACAGATCAGCATCAACAACAATGTCATCGCCATCATTGCGAGCGAAACCGCGAAAAAGGTTCCGGGCGTGGTTGAGTTGCAGGGCTCGCTCACCGACGGCATCGCCGGAATGATCGGGAAGAAACCCAAGGATAAAGGCATCCGCATCGGGAAGGAAAACGAAGAACTTTTGACCATCGACCTTACCGTCGTGCTGGAGTTCGGTGTCCGGATTCCCGAAATCTGTGTCCAGCTCCAGGCCGCCGTCAAGGATGCGGTCGAGGATATGACCGGGCAGCAGGTCTTCGCCGTCAACGTGGTCGTCCAAGGCATCCGTAGCCCGGGTGAAAAGAAAACCGAGGAATAA
- the amaP gene encoding alkaline shock response membrane anchor protein AmaP, whose product MKHRSGRFGDIIMTLLLLVIGSALIYGNIFNRAVGDFMANMLVMPWVGAALGAVLILAVVLRWAGGCRKKKASYIDFQADDGSVGISTKAIQDFIERVCKEFAAVKSVSTQLIQDKGMLDIALGVKVVSGNKIPELSQVLQQRIRESVRESLGLEEIRNITIKVLEIVGDPGKHVEEDPETE is encoded by the coding sequence ATGAAACATCGCTCCGGCAGGTTTGGCGATATTATCATGACCCTCTTGCTCCTGGTGATTGGCTCGGCCTTAATCTATGGAAACATTTTCAACCGCGCGGTGGGCGATTTCATGGCCAACATGTTGGTCATGCCCTGGGTTGGGGCGGCACTGGGCGCGGTGTTGATCCTTGCGGTCGTCCTGCGCTGGGCTGGCGGGTGCCGCAAGAAAAAGGCCTCCTATATCGACTTCCAGGCCGATGACGGCAGCGTGGGCATCAGCACCAAGGCCATCCAGGATTTCATCGAGCGCGTCTGCAAGGAGTTCGCCGCCGTCAAGAGCGTCAGCACCCAGCTGATCCAGGACAAGGGCATGTTGGATATCGCGCTCGGCGTGAAGGTGGTTTCGGGCAACAAGATTCCGGAACTCTCCCAGGTGCTGCAGCAGCGCATCCGCGAAAGTGTCCGCGAGTCGCTGGGCTTGGAGGAAATCCGCAACATCACCATTAAGGTGCTGGAAATTGTCGGCGATCCGGGTAAGCACGTTGAAGAAGATCCTGAAACCGAATAG
- a CDS encoding D-sedoheptulose-7-phosphate isomerase produces MDLKKIQAEARAVSDQVFDELAPQVERVAQEMVACLKAGNKIMACGNGGSSSDAQHFAGELVNRFLMNRRPYAGLALNTDAAVLTSIGNDFSFNEVYEKQVQGLGRSGDILVGFSTSGNSGNILLAFEAAKEMGIKTVAFTGGTGGKMLGLADLALVVSCSTHTPRIQEGHETMMHLICERIEELMEG; encoded by the coding sequence ATGGATTTAAAGAAAATACAGGCAGAAGCGCGCGCCGTTTCGGATCAGGTGTTCGACGAACTTGCCCCACAGGTGGAGCGGGTGGCGCAGGAGATGGTTGCCTGCCTCAAGGCCGGCAACAAAATCATGGCCTGCGGGAATGGCGGGAGCTCTTCGGATGCCCAGCATTTTGCCGGCGAGCTGGTCAACCGCTTCCTGATGAACCGCCGCCCCTATGCGGGGCTTGCGCTCAATACCGATGCCGCCGTGCTGACCTCCATTGGCAACGATTTTTCGTTCAACGAGGTCTACGAAAAGCAAGTGCAGGGGCTGGGCCGCTCCGGCGATATCCTGGTGGGCTTCTCCACCTCGGGGAATTCCGGAAACATTCTGCTGGCCTTCGAGGCCGCCAAGGAGATGGGCATCAAGACCGTGGCCTTCACCGGTGGAACGGGGGGCAAGATGCTCGGGCTGGCCGACCTGGCGCTGGTGGTTTCGTGCTCCACGCACACGCCGCGCATCCAGGAGGGCCACGAAACCATGATGCACCTCATCTGCGAGCGCATTGAAGAGTTGATGGAAGGCTGA
- a CDS encoding phenylpyruvate tautomerase MIF-related protein yields MPLINLKSSQEIPADLLERISTVLAETIGKPEKYVMVVSSVADMVMSGTPGDAVYAEVKSLGGLNRVVNHEITMKLCVLLNDHLGIPADRIYVTFESLERDHWGWNGSLFG; encoded by the coding sequence ATGCCGCTGATCAACTTGAAGAGCTCGCAGGAAATCCCGGCCGATTTGCTGGAACGGATTTCCACCGTCCTTGCCGAAACGATCGGCAAGCCGGAAAAATATGTGATGGTCGTCTCTTCCGTGGCCGACATGGTGATGTCCGGCACGCCGGGCGACGCGGTCTATGCCGAGGTCAAGAGCCTCGGCGGCTTGAACCGCGTGGTGAACCACGAGATCACCATGAAACTCTGCGTGCTGCTCAACGATCACCTCGGCATTCCCGCCGACCGCATCTACGTCACCTTCGAATCCCTCGAGCGCGACCACTGGGGCTGGAACGGCTCCCTCTTTGGATAG
- the thpR gene encoding RNA 2',3'-cyclic phosphodiesterase, whose translation METIRAFIAVDIGNEIRGRLDELQRKLKKTHADVRWVKPNNIHLTLAFLGDLPVEKIQPLCKALDSHVQGTGALGLHAVGTGYFGKPNHPRVVWAGIAVCPPLLELHRNTLETLRMAGIGFDNKPFSPHLTLGRVKGPEHTGSLLQMVEKYSDIELGKTSIESAELIQSRLTPHGAEYSVLHRTGISF comes from the coding sequence ATGGAAACCATCAGGGCGTTTATCGCGGTCGACATCGGCAACGAGATACGGGGCAGGCTCGACGAACTGCAGCGGAAGCTCAAGAAAACGCACGCCGACGTCCGCTGGGTGAAGCCCAACAACATCCACCTCACCCTCGCATTCCTCGGCGACCTTCCCGTCGAAAAAATCCAGCCCCTGTGCAAGGCGCTGGACTCCCACGTCCAAGGAACCGGAGCCTTGGGTTTGCATGCCGTTGGAACGGGCTATTTCGGAAAGCCGAACCACCCGCGTGTCGTTTGGGCAGGCATCGCCGTATGCCCGCCCCTGCTGGAGCTCCATCGAAACACCCTGGAAACGTTGCGCATGGCCGGAATCGGATTCGACAACAAGCCCTTCTCCCCCCACCTCACGCTGGGCCGGGTCAAAGGGCCGGAGCACACCGGATCGCTGCTGCAAATGGTGGAGAAATATAGCGATATCGAACTGGGAAAAACCTCGATTGAATCGGCAGAACTCATCCAAAGCCGACTCACTCCCCACGGCGCTGAATATTCGGTTTTGCACCGAACCGGCATCTCCTTCTGA
- a CDS encoding O-acetyl-ADP-ribose deacetylase, whose product MVEIIKGDITTLKVDAIVNAANTTLLGGGGVDGAIHRAAGPRLQAECAMAGGCPTGSAKLTEGYSLPARFVIHAVGPVWSGGDQHEDELLASCYRTAMRLAEEHRIDSIAFPCISTGVYRFPFERACGIALAEIFRALDEGSRVKQVYCVCFSDADYETYQEVLTTFG is encoded by the coding sequence ATGGTTGAGATAATCAAAGGCGATATTACGACGCTCAAGGTGGATGCCATCGTGAATGCGGCCAATACGACGTTGCTTGGCGGCGGCGGGGTTGATGGCGCCATCCACCGTGCCGCGGGGCCGCGCCTGCAGGCCGAATGCGCCATGGCTGGCGGATGCCCGACGGGCTCGGCCAAGTTGACCGAGGGCTACAGCCTGCCCGCCCGGTTTGTCATCCATGCCGTCGGCCCGGTGTGGTCGGGCGGCGACCAGCACGAAGATGAGCTGCTGGCCTCCTGCTACCGCACGGCCATGCGGTTGGCGGAGGAGCACCGGATTGATTCCATCGCTTTCCCCTGCATCAGCACGGGCGTCTACCGGTTCCCGTTCGAGCGCGCCTGCGGCATTGCCCTGGCGGAAATCTTCCGGGCGCTGGACGAGGGGAGCCGGGTGAAGCAGGTTTATTGCGTCTGCTTCTCGGATGCCGACTACGAAACCTATCAAGAGGTGCTGACCACCTTTGGGTAG
- a CDS encoding outer membrane beta-barrel protein, translating into MKKCTIALLLATATCFMAGNALAIGKTGYTAYGTYWNGDDSGYGFGLKYTRSLIDIVFADARVSYISYDSNRIDTLIPTEVSINIGLPGVVTPYAGVGAGYYFIDSPIYDDSAGYFAQVGVEVSISKIGVLAELRYHDLEGGDLDSLSANLGVLLKF; encoded by the coding sequence ATGAAGAAATGTACCATCGCCCTGCTGCTTGCAACCGCAACCTGCTTCATGGCCGGAAACGCGCTGGCCATTGGAAAAACCGGATATACCGCATACGGAACCTACTGGAACGGCGACGACTCGGGCTACGGCTTCGGACTGAAATACACCCGGTCGCTCATCGACATCGTTTTCGCGGACGCCCGGGTCAGCTACATTTCATACGATTCCAACCGGATCGACACCCTGATTCCGACCGAGGTATCCATCAACATCGGCCTCCCCGGCGTGGTTACCCCCTATGCCGGCGTTGGCGCGGGCTACTACTTCATCGACTCCCCCATCTACGATGATTCCGCCGGTTATTTTGCGCAGGTCGGCGTGGAAGTCTCCATCTCGAAAATCGGCGTGCTGGCCGAGCTGCGCTACCACGACCTCGAAGGCGGCGACCTCGACAGCCTTTCGGCGAACCTCGGCGTTCTGCTGAAGTTTTAA
- a CDS encoding ParB/RepB/Spo0J family partition protein yields the protein MAGKQQRLGRGIDVLIKDGSTAKKKATTRKIPTTTAVAPLPDAAGVLEVAVAKVVASPWQPRTVFDSDALTELVESIKVHGVLQPLLVRTVGTKFELIAGERRLRAAQAALLTKVPVIVIEATDEKALEIALIENLQREDLNPIEEAEGYALLQKKFNLTQEKVAEQVGKARASVANALRLLELPDGIRKYVAEGLLSVGHAKVLLSLQSEKEKAVLARKAIKDGLSVRALEKLVKKLTMPPKKPRAEKTDLPGDYLQTLTDELHQFLGTGVRITPSKTLTNGRKVKGSLEIDYHDNDELDRLLTIMGYSSDL from the coding sequence ATGGCAGGAAAGCAACAACGACTCGGGCGCGGTATCGACGTGCTGATCAAGGACGGTTCAACCGCCAAGAAAAAGGCCACCACCAGGAAGATCCCGACCACCACCGCCGTTGCTCCGCTCCCGGATGCGGCGGGCGTGCTCGAAGTGGCGGTGGCGAAGGTCGTGGCCAGCCCGTGGCAACCGCGTACCGTGTTCGATTCCGATGCGCTCACCGAGCTCGTCGAGTCCATCAAGGTTCACGGTGTGCTCCAGCCCCTGTTGGTCCGCACGGTTGGAACCAAGTTCGAGCTGATCGCCGGCGAACGCCGCCTGCGCGCCGCCCAGGCCGCGCTGCTCACGAAGGTGCCGGTCATTGTTATCGAGGCCACCGACGAAAAGGCGCTGGAGATCGCCCTGATTGAAAACCTGCAACGCGAAGACCTCAATCCGATCGAAGAGGCCGAAGGCTATGCCCTGTTGCAGAAAAAGTTCAACCTCACGCAGGAAAAGGTGGCGGAGCAGGTGGGCAAGGCGCGCGCTTCCGTTGCCAACGCCCTGCGCCTGCTTGAACTGCCGGACGGCATCCGGAAGTATGTGGCCGAGGGGTTGCTTTCCGTCGGGCATGCCAAGGTCCTCCTGTCGCTGCAAAGCGAGAAGGAAAAAGCCGTGCTGGCCCGAAAGGCGATCAAGGATGGCCTATCGGTGCGCGCCCTGGAAAAGCTGGTGAAAAAACTCACCATGCCGCCCAAGAAGCCCCGCGCCGAAAAAACCGACCTGCCCGGCGACTATCTGCAAACGCTTACCGACGAGCTGCACCAGTTCCTGGGCACCGGCGTTCGCATCACCCCTTCCAAAACGCTCACCAATGGTCGCAAGGTGAAGGGATCGCTCGAGATCGACTACCACGACAACGACGAACTGGACCGGTTGCTGACCATCATGGGCTATTCGAGCGATCTATAG
- a CDS encoding M48 family metallopeptidase: MAKEYDAIHNRLFLLQILVLGMLLGIYQFTGASAALANGLASRFGENMWWVSNAVYTLVSVFGFAAFMSPFGFYSSYVLEHHYELSNETVGDWIFDFFKSLLIDLVIATILFSVIYALLRLMPAWWWLAAAAFYILFAVVVSTIAPVIIMPLFHKFEPLAEGELTEAVTKMMTEAGINVVGVFKWGLAERTSTANAAFAGFGKTRRIILGDTLLSGYSQEEILAILAHEVGHYKNKDTFRLMVTSALLALLGFFVAHHCLVWLAAFFGIEHIYDIGAAPIFIFSLFVFSLVSMPVANLHSRRREFAADAYAINRMGSPDALVSAFEKLADQNLSNKEPAAWVEFLLHSHPSMARRIERARQS; encoded by the coding sequence ATGGCCAAGGAATACGATGCCATCCACAATCGGCTTTTCCTGTTGCAGATCCTGGTGCTCGGCATGCTGCTGGGCATCTACCAGTTCACCGGAGCCTCCGCCGCGCTTGCCAACGGGCTTGCATCGCGCTTCGGCGAAAACATGTGGTGGGTCTCCAACGCCGTCTATACCCTCGTCTCCGTTTTTGGTTTTGCCGCGTTCATGTCGCCGTTTGGCTTCTATAGCAGCTATGTGCTGGAGCACCACTACGAACTTTCCAACGAAACCGTCGGCGACTGGATCTTCGACTTTTTCAAGTCGTTGCTGATCGATCTCGTGATTGCCACGATCCTCTTCTCGGTCATCTATGCGCTGTTGCGCCTGATGCCCGCATGGTGGTGGCTCGCCGCCGCCGCGTTCTACATCCTCTTCGCGGTGGTCGTTTCAACCATCGCCCCGGTGATCATCATGCCGCTCTTCCACAAGTTCGAGCCGCTGGCGGAGGGCGAGCTCACCGAGGCCGTCACCAAGATGATGACCGAGGCGGGCATCAACGTCGTCGGCGTCTTCAAGTGGGGACTCGCGGAAAGGACCAGTACCGCCAACGCCGCCTTTGCCGGCTTTGGAAAAACCAGGCGCATCATCCTCGGCGACACCCTGCTCTCCGGCTATTCGCAGGAGGAAATCCTCGCCATCCTGGCCCACGAGGTCGGGCACTATAAGAACAAGGATACCTTCCGCCTGATGGTCACCAGTGCCTTGCTGGCCTTGCTGGGCTTCTTTGTTGCCCACCACTGTTTGGTGTGGCTTGCCGCCTTCTTCGGCATTGAACATATCTACGACATTGGCGCGGCGCCGATCTTCATCTTCAGCCTGTTTGTTTTTTCGCTCGTTTCGATGCCCGTGGCCAACCTGCATTCGCGCCGCCGCGAGTTCGCGGCCGATGCCTATGCCATTAACCGGATGGGATCGCCCGATGCCCTGGTGTCGGCCTTTGAAAAGCTGGCCGACCAAAACCTCTCCAACAAGGAACCGGCCGCGTGGGTCGAGTTCCTGCTGCATAGCCATCCGTCGATGGCCCGGCGCATCGAGCGCGCCCGGCAATCCTAG